A window of Aquibium oceanicum genomic DNA:
AGGCCACCTGCTTGATGGCCGAGCGCTCGGGGTTCATCGATCCGTCGGGCAGCGGCAGGTAGCGGTCCGGCTCTTCGCCGCCCTCGCCTGTGTTGGACTTGCCGCCGATGGCGTTCATGGCGCGCGCCAGCGTGGTGTGGGCTTCACGGCTGATCGAGCCGAACGACATCGCTCCGGTCGAGAACCGCTTCACCAGTTCGGTCGCGGGCTCGACCTCGTCTAGCGGCACCGGCGCGCGGCCGGTATCGGCCGCCGTGCGGATGTGGAACAGGCCGCGGATGGTCTTGGCGCGCGAGGATGAGCTGTCGATCTGGCCGGAATACTCCTTGTAGGTGTCCCAGGAGCCCTTGCGGACGGCGTGCTGCAGCGTGGCCACGGCATCCGGCGACCACATGTGCGCTTCGCCACGGATGCGGTACATGTACTCGCCGCCGATATCGAGCGCGTTGCGCAGGACCGGGTCTTCGCTGAAGGCCGCCTCGTGCCGGTCGACCGTCTCGGTCGCGACCTCCTCCAGCCCAACGCCCTCGATGGTCGTCGCCGTGCCGGTGAAATACTTCTCGACGAAGTCCGTCTTCAGCCCGACCGCGTCGAAGATCTGCGCGCCGCAATAGGACTGATAGGTCGAGATGCCCATCTTGGACATGACCTTGAGGATGCCCTTGCCGATCGACTTGATGTAGCGCGAGACGACCTCGTAGGCATCGACCTCCGGCGGGAAGTCGCCGCGGCGATGCATCTCGGTCAGCGTGTCGAAGGCGAGGTAGGGGTTGATCGCCTCGGCGCCGTAGCCGGCGAGGCAGCAGAAGTGATGCACCTCGCGCGGTTCGCCGGATTCCACGACGAGGCCGACCGAGGTCCTGAGCCCCTTACGGATCAAGTGATGGTGCACGGCAGCGGTGGCGAGCAGCATCGGGATCGCGATCCGGTCCGGCCCGATCTGTCGGTCGGACAGGATGATGATGTTGTAGCCGCCCGCGACCGCGGCCTCGGCGCGCTCGCACAGCCTCTCCAGCGCGTGCGGCATGCCTTCGGCACGCTCGCCGGCGCCATAGGTCACGTCGATCGTCTTGGTGTCGAAACGGTCCTCGGTGTGGCCGATCGAGCGGATCTTCTCCAGGTCGCCATTGGTCAGGATCGGCTGGCGAACCTCGAGCCGCTTCTTGCGCGAGGACCCGACGAGATCGAAGATGTTCGGACGCGGTCCGATGAAGGACACCAGGCTCATGACCAGCTCCTCGCGGATCGGGTCGATCGGAGGGTTGGTCACCTGGGCGAAGTTCTGCTTGAAGTAGGTGTAGAGCAGCTTCGACTTGTCCGACATGGCCGAGATCGGCGTATCGGTGCCCATGGAACCGATCGCCTCCTGGCCGGTCGTGGCCATCGGCGCCATCAGGATGCGCGTGTCTTCCTGCGTGTAGCCGAAGGCCTGCTGGCGATCGAGCAGGGTCACGTCCTTGCGCAGCGCGCGCGGCTCCACCGGCTTCAGCTCCTCGAGAATGAGCTGGGTGTTGTCGAGCCACTTGCGGAACGGATGCTTGCCGGCGATCTCGGCCTTGACCTCCTCGTCGGAAACGATGCGGCCCTGCGCGAGATCGATCAGGAGCATGCGGCCGGGCTGCAGCCGCCACTTGGTGACGATCTTCTCCTCCGGCACCGGCAGCACGCCGGCTTCTGACGCCATGATGACGCGGTCGTCGTCGGTCACGACGTAGCGGGCAGGACGCAAGCCGTTGCGGTCGAGCGTGGCGCCGATCTGCAGACCGTCGGTGAACGCGACGGCGGCCGGACCGTCCCACGGCTCCATGAGCGCGGCGTGGTACTCGTAGAAGGCCTTGCGTTCGGCATCCATGGACTTGTTGCCGGCCCAGGCTTCCGGGATCAGCATCATCATCGCATGGGTCAGCGAATAGCCGCCCTGGTAGAGGAACTCGAGCGCGTTGTCGAAGCAGGCGGTGTCCGACTGGCCTTCGTAGGAGATCGGCCACAGCTTGGAGATGTCGTTGCCGAAGAGCTCGGAATCGACCGAGGCCTGGCGCGCCGCCATCCAGTTGACGTTGCCCCGCAGCGTGTTGATCTCGCCGTTGTGCGCGACCATCCGGTACGGGTGGGCGAGCTTCCAGGAAGGGAAGGTGTTGGTCGAGAAGCGCTGGTGGACGAGGATCAGCGCGCTGTCGAAGCGCGGGTCTTTGAGGTCCTTGTAGTAGGCGCCGACCTGGTAGGCCAGGAACATGCCCTTGTAGACGATCGTGCGCGACGACAGCGAAACGATATAGAAGCCGTTGTCCTGCCCCTGCGTCTCCGAGTGGATGCGGCCCGAGATGACCTTGCGCAGGATGTAGAGCCGCCGCTCATACTCCTCGTCGCTTTCGATCGCGGGGTTGCGACCGATGAAGACCTGGCAGTGCGACGGTTCGGACGCGGCGATGTGCGGCGCCTTCGACAGCGAGGAATTGTCGACCGGAACGTCGCGGAAGCCGATCAGCGGCTGCCCTTCGGCCTTGCAGATCTCGGCGATTACGTCCGCGACATGCGAACGCTGCGCGGGATCGCGCGGCATGAAGAAATGCCCGACGGCATAGTGCCCCGCAGGCGGGAGCGTGATCCCCTGCGCTTCCATCTCTTCGCGGAAGAAGCGGTCGGGAATCTGGACGAGCACGCCCGCGCCGTCGCCCATCAGAGGATCGGCGCCGACGGCACCGCGATGGGTGAGGTTCTCGAGCATCGCGAGGCCATCCTCGACGATCTGGTGCGAGCGGACGTTCTTCATGTTCGCGATGAAGCCGACGCCGCAGGCATCGTGCTCCTTGCGGGGGTCGTAGAGACCACGAGCGTCCGGCAGACGGGAGAACGAGGGCGCACGTTTGGCGGTGCGCACGTCGAGCCTGGCGGCCGAGCTTGGCTCCGTCGTTACGGATGGCGTCAATACCGTCATCGTCCTTCCTCCGTTCCATCCCGCTGGAGGCGAACGCCTCCCGCCGGGTTTCTCATCTTAACAGCCCTGGCGAAATCCTGCACAGGCACGACGCCGCGACGGTTGGTAGCGCGCGGGACGCGCGATCCGATCGTCCTCGACCGCCAGCCTGCGGTTCTTGACTGCTTTCGGTGCCGGTACGCAAGGGCCCGGACCGGCGCGATTTCTCCGCCAGTCCCGGCTCCAGTGTCCGTCGAAAAATAAGACAGTAATGCTGTCCTAATCGCACATTGGCAGAAATGTCCGCGCGGCACAAGACCGAAGCGCAAAAAAGTGACCGTGATCCCGCAACAAACCCGACGAAAGGGCCTTTGTCGCGTAATTTTCTTGCGTTTGGACCCTTTCGACCCCTGAATCTGGAGGAATGAACCAGCGGGAAGAATGGGCTTGAAGTCACGCATCGGGGCAAGGCACTGTCGCGCGACATTTCACACTTCAGGAAAATCCATGATCTTTGCTTCAGACAATTGGGCCGGTGCCCATCCGGCCATCGCGGCGGCGCTTTCCGACCATGCCGGTGGTTTTGCCCGCGCCTACGGCAATAGCGACCTCGACCGGACGGTCACCGACAGGTTCAGCAAAATCTTCGAGCGTGAGGTCGCCGTGTTCTTCGTCTCGACCGGGACGGCGGCGAATTCGCTGTCGCTGGTCTCTGTCAACAAGCCCGGCGGGGTGGCGTTCTGTCACCGCGAGGCGCACATGACGGAGGATGAGGCTGGCGCGCCGGAATACTTTACCGGCGGCGCAAGGCTCTGCCCGGTCGACGGTCCGCTCGGCCGTATCGATCCGGCGAACCTCGATGCCGCGATCGCCCGCTATCCG
This region includes:
- the gltB gene encoding glutamate synthase large subunit; its protein translation is MTVLTPSVTTEPSSAARLDVRTAKRAPSFSRLPDARGLYDPRKEHDACGVGFIANMKNVRSHQIVEDGLAMLENLTHRGAVGADPLMGDGAGVLVQIPDRFFREEMEAQGITLPPAGHYAVGHFFMPRDPAQRSHVADVIAEICKAEGQPLIGFRDVPVDNSSLSKAPHIAASEPSHCQVFIGRNPAIESDEEYERRLYILRKVISGRIHSETQGQDNGFYIVSLSSRTIVYKGMFLAYQVGAYYKDLKDPRFDSALILVHQRFSTNTFPSWKLAHPYRMVAHNGEINTLRGNVNWMAARQASVDSELFGNDISKLWPISYEGQSDTACFDNALEFLYQGGYSLTHAMMMLIPEAWAGNKSMDAERKAFYEYHAALMEPWDGPAAVAFTDGLQIGATLDRNGLRPARYVVTDDDRVIMASEAGVLPVPEEKIVTKWRLQPGRMLLIDLAQGRIVSDEEVKAEIAGKHPFRKWLDNTQLILEELKPVEPRALRKDVTLLDRQQAFGYTQEDTRILMAPMATTGQEAIGSMGTDTPISAMSDKSKLLYTYFKQNFAQVTNPPIDPIREELVMSLVSFIGPRPNIFDLVGSSRKKRLEVRQPILTNGDLEKIRSIGHTEDRFDTKTIDVTYGAGERAEGMPHALERLCERAEAAVAGGYNIIILSDRQIGPDRIAIPMLLATAAVHHHLIRKGLRTSVGLVVESGEPREVHHFCCLAGYGAEAINPYLAFDTLTEMHRRGDFPPEVDAYEVVSRYIKSIGKGILKVMSKMGISTYQSYCGAQIFDAVGLKTDFVEKYFTGTATTIEGVGLEEVATETVDRHEAAFSEDPVLRNALDIGGEYMYRIRGEAHMWSPDAVATLQHAVRKGSWDTYKEYSGQIDSSSSRAKTIRGLFHIRTAADTGRAPVPLDEVEPATELVKRFSTGAMSFGSISREAHTTLARAMNAIGGKSNTGEGGEEPDRYLPLPDGSMNPERSAIKQVASGRFGVTAEYLVNSDMMQIKVAQGAKPGEGGQLPGHKVDATIAKTRHSTPGVGLISPPPHHDIYSIEDLAQLIFDLKNVNPAAAVSVKLVSEVGVGTVAAGVAKARADHITIAGYDGGTGASPLTSLKHAGSPWEMGLAETHQTLVLNGLRSRVALQVDGGLRTGRDVIIGALLGADEFGFSTAPLIAAGCLMMRKCHLNTCPVGIATQDPVLRKRFKGAPEHVVNYFFYVAEEVRQFLADMGYRRLDEIIGQSELLEKETMVDHWKSRGLDFSRVFFKPDAPKEETYWTMLQKHPIDDVLDRKLIELARPALERKEKVKIELPIRNTDRSTGAMLSGAVAKRWKYKGLKEDTISVTLTGTAGQSFGAFLARGISFELIGDGNDYVGKGLSGGRIVIRPAENSRIKAEESIIVGNTVLYGAIEGECYFRGVAGERFAVRNSGAVTVVEGCGDHGCEYMTGGAVVVIGKTGRNFAAGMSGGVAYVLDEEGDFAERCNMAMVELEPVPEEDDMLEKLHHHGGDLMHKGRVDVSGDMTRHDEERLVQLITNHAHYTGSNRARAILDDWANYRSKFRKVMPVEYRRALREMERMRMGVAAE